One region of Cerasicoccus sp. TK19100 genomic DNA includes:
- a CDS encoding sulfatase — MHSPNIVFVICDDLGINDLHCDGREDHNTPRLDALAAEGTRFTSAYASQAICSASRAGLLTGFNPARLHITTFLPGRPDGPAQRVLHPEIEMSIPTSIKTLPRYFKEAGYTTGLIGKWHVGNEPGPEEHGFDYVYRPSDGKSTEPSETEGGKAEYELTHKAIEFIEANQDKPFIAYLGHYTPHIPYTAKPSLIEKNKDAFEPVYAGLIEELDNSMGVLLDKIDELGLADNTIVVFTSDNGGLHVPEGGHQRVTHNTPFRAGKGYVYEGGQRVPLIVRWPKSIPAGRVIDTPVNNVDWIPTLLELIGAEAPTNLDGASFARGLLGGEIIERPLFWHFPHYTNQGGRPCGAMRDGDWLLVERYDVETAELYNLAADISEREDLAAENPQQLAAMQAALDTWRQEIGAQYNTPNPDCNEELFRKLYVDTDPSQFDPLNATDEQWAEIQQWSKDMLQARGK, encoded by the coding sequence ATGCATTCCCCCAACATAGTTTTCGTTATCTGTGACGACCTCGGCATCAATGACCTGCACTGCGATGGCCGCGAGGATCACAACACTCCGCGCCTCGACGCCCTCGCCGCCGAGGGGACGCGCTTCACCTCGGCCTATGCCTCGCAGGCGATTTGTTCGGCCTCACGCGCGGGCTTGCTAACGGGTTTTAATCCCGCGCGCCTGCACATTACCACGTTCCTGCCCGGTCGCCCCGATGGCCCGGCCCAGCGCGTCCTCCATCCGGAAATCGAGATGAGCATCCCCACCTCGATCAAGACGCTGCCCCGCTATTTCAAAGAAGCCGGCTACACCACCGGACTTATCGGGAAGTGGCATGTGGGCAATGAGCCCGGCCCCGAAGAGCATGGCTTCGACTACGTCTACCGGCCCTCCGACGGCAAGAGCACCGAGCCTTCCGAGACCGAAGGCGGCAAGGCCGAATACGAACTAACCCACAAGGCCATCGAATTCATCGAGGCTAATCAGGACAAGCCCTTCATCGCGTATCTCGGCCACTACACGCCGCACATTCCCTACACCGCCAAGCCCAGCCTTATCGAGAAAAACAAGGACGCCTTCGAGCCCGTTTATGCCGGCCTAATCGAAGAGCTCGACAACAGCATGGGCGTCTTGCTCGACAAGATTGACGAGCTCGGCCTGGCCGATAACACCATCGTCGTTTTTACCTCGGACAACGGTGGCCTCCACGTCCCCGAGGGCGGGCATCAACGCGTTACCCACAACACGCCGTTTCGCGCTGGCAAGGGCTACGTTTACGAAGGCGGCCAACGCGTGCCGCTCATCGTCCGCTGGCCAAAGAGCATCCCCGCTGGCCGGGTGATCGATACACCGGTCAACAACGTGGACTGGATTCCGACGCTGCTGGAGCTAATTGGTGCCGAGGCCCCCACGAACCTCGACGGTGCCAGCTTTGCCCGCGGCCTGCTCGGCGGGGAAATTATCGAGCGCCCGCTGTTCTGGCATTTTCCGCATTACACCAACCAGGGCGGCCGCCCCTGCGGCGCGATGCGCGATGGCGACTGGCTACTCGTCGAACGCTACGACGTCGAGACCGCCGAGCTCTACAACCTCGCCGCCGACATCAGTGAACGCGAAGACCTCGCCGCCGAAAACCCGCAGCAGCTCGCCGCCATGCAAGCAGCTCTCGATACGTGGCGACAAGAAATCGGCGCGCAATACAACACGCCGAACCCCGACTGCAATGAGGAACTTTTCCGCAAGCTCTACGTCGACACCGACCCCAGCCAGTTCGACCCGCTCAATGCCACCGACGAGCAATGGGCCGAGATCCAGCAGTGGTCCAAAGACATGCTCCAAGCCCGTGGGAAGTAG
- a CDS encoding TVP38/TMEM64 family protein: MHRYFGKHLDRTTARHDHRHNWQKIARQCIIITVATALLVLGGLLLKDQMPDIEAWIKAQGHWAGAIFILVFCIAALFLVPANLFIFIAGVLFGFGWGYGYTAIALCFLMLAQFWIGRHLLKGRMESFMAHHPKFNAIDKAVSEKGLRVAFLLRLGPVPVGPLSYILSVSRITFRTYVIASLGAFVSPLAVVYYGNLAGHLTKLATGQEHHSAGHYIAMGGGAVVAVIATVYISHVAREALKDA, from the coding sequence ATGCACCGCTACTTTGGCAAACATCTGGACCGCACGACGGCCCGGCACGACCACCGGCATAACTGGCAAAAAATCGCCCGGCAGTGTATCATCATCACCGTGGCCACGGCGCTGCTCGTGCTCGGGGGCCTGCTGCTCAAGGACCAGATGCCGGACATTGAGGCGTGGATCAAAGCACAAGGTCACTGGGCTGGCGCGATATTCATTTTGGTGTTCTGCATTGCAGCACTGTTCTTGGTGCCAGCGAATTTATTCATCTTCATCGCAGGCGTTTTGTTTGGCTTTGGCTGGGGCTATGGTTACACAGCCATCGCGTTGTGCTTCCTGATGCTCGCTCAATTTTGGATCGGCCGCCACTTGCTGAAGGGGCGTATGGAGTCCTTCATGGCGCATCACCCGAAGTTCAACGCGATCGATAAAGCCGTCTCCGAAAAAGGACTACGCGTGGCGTTCCTGCTTCGACTTGGCCCAGTGCCGGTCGGCCCACTAAGCTACATTCTGAGCGTGAGCCGCATCACGTTTCGCACGTATGTCATTGCGTCACTGGGGGCCTTCGTCAGCCCGCTCGCGGTGGTGTATTACGGCAATCTCGCTGGCCACCTGACCAAGCTCGCCACCGGCCAGGAGCACCACAGCGCCGGGCACTACATCGCGATGGGCGGCGGCGCGGTCGTGGCGGTCATTGCAACAGTTTACATCAGCCATGTGGCGCGCGAGGCGTTGAAGGATGCGTAG
- a CDS encoding fatty acid cis/trans isomerase: protein MVKILLGLVLLLVLLIGALVAVYNLAPDFQKKFDSFVADSPNYGDAIISDPAAVIAQDRYLSQIQPIFNARCIACHGCLNSPCLLKLTCYEGLARGARPVNPDGTHLFPERPVRLNDEPSVEAWRKRGFFSVVAEDKPEGERLQNSILYKMIMAGYAHNQGDFALAPVADVHANANNHVCASGGKIDTWLQNNPAAGMPFALPALNATEIQVLTDWIKDGAPGPTPEAQAALNFIPSQSTIDSWEKFLNQDDERSPLVSRYLYEHTFLATYHFDAMPDAYFRLVRSATPPGQPIEEIVTSRPFDDPFVSKEVKKVYYRLQKITEARAQKSFFVWELGDADRARLEEIFFAEKWNGDGPLNPGYASHNPFEVFRAIPAMQRATFLYENSKLIVSGMIQGPVCVGNLATYAIKDYFWAFFVKPESDPAVLNPELGMKHWEDFMSFSERGNEAYEQAYKQVLYQYKPDGYAITDIWDGGRKNPNAWLTILRNETNASVVYGRKGGIPPTFWLVDFSGLERLYYSLVADYTYWGSTEEKLSTWTFMGYLRQEFEDNFLRLLPPSERQHYRNQWTQGIGQDILFTMPFPGEDAPSAVKGDDTDPISHVLAQIQARLGEQVSGPPDPLNPAQTRDKVTLPERIESIADWENAVAGLTMRTHQSFTPFLPSLTYVRLKDGAQDHVYTIVANRAYAFNDLVFDENGAAQPELDTMSVYKSVIGDFPNLLVEVELSDALTMLQHLKAVKTTADWTAWKKKYGALRNEPDFWQTFDWFTEWNFANRAPLAGHFDLTYYMFQDSDF, encoded by the coding sequence ATGGTTAAGATTCTTCTAGGCTTGGTGCTGCTGCTGGTGTTGCTGATTGGCGCGCTGGTGGCGGTGTATAATCTGGCACCCGATTTTCAGAAAAAGTTCGATAGCTTCGTGGCGGACTCGCCCAACTATGGCGATGCGATTATTTCCGACCCCGCCGCCGTGATTGCGCAGGATCGCTACCTGTCACAGATTCAGCCGATTTTTAATGCGCGCTGTATTGCCTGCCACGGTTGCCTGAACTCGCCTTGTCTGCTCAAGCTGACCTGCTACGAGGGCCTGGCGCGTGGTGCGCGGCCGGTCAACCCCGACGGCACGCATCTCTTCCCCGAGCGGCCGGTGCGGCTCAATGACGAGCCATCCGTCGAGGCTTGGCGCAAGCGTGGCTTTTTCTCCGTGGTCGCAGAAGACAAGCCCGAGGGCGAGCGCCTGCAGAACAGCATTCTCTATAAAATGATCATGGCGGGCTACGCGCACAACCAGGGTGATTTCGCCCTCGCGCCGGTGGCCGATGTCCACGCCAACGCCAATAACCACGTCTGCGCGAGCGGCGGCAAAATCGACACCTGGTTGCAAAATAATCCCGCCGCCGGGATGCCGTTTGCGCTGCCCGCGCTCAACGCGACGGAGATTCAGGTGCTCACGGATTGGATCAAAGATGGCGCACCCGGACCGACACCGGAGGCGCAGGCGGCATTGAATTTTATCCCGTCGCAGTCGACCATCGATTCTTGGGAAAAATTTCTCAATCAGGATGACGAACGTTCGCCGCTGGTTTCGCGTTACCTTTACGAACACACGTTTTTGGCGACGTATCATTTCGATGCGATGCCGGATGCGTATTTCCGCTTGGTGCGCTCGGCGACGCCACCAGGGCAACCGATCGAAGAGATCGTTACCTCGCGCCCGTTTGACGATCCGTTCGTTAGCAAGGAGGTGAAGAAAGTTTACTACCGGCTGCAAAAAATCACCGAAGCCCGCGCGCAGAAATCCTTCTTCGTTTGGGAGCTGGGCGACGCCGACCGCGCGCGCTTGGAGGAAATCTTTTTCGCGGAAAAATGGAACGGCGACGGGCCGCTTAATCCGGGCTACGCCTCGCACAATCCGTTTGAAGTTTTTCGGGCGATCCCCGCGATGCAACGCGCGACGTTTCTCTATGAAAATTCCAAGCTCATCGTCAGCGGCATGATCCAGGGACCGGTCTGCGTGGGCAACCTCGCGACGTATGCGATCAAGGATTACTTCTGGGCTTTTTTCGTGAAGCCCGAGAGCGATCCGGCGGTGCTCAACCCCGAGCTCGGCATGAAGCATTGGGAGGATTTTATGAGTTTCAGCGAGCGTGGCAACGAAGCTTACGAACAGGCCTACAAGCAGGTGCTGTATCAATACAAACCCGATGGCTATGCGATAACCGACATCTGGGATGGCGGCCGAAAGAACCCCAACGCGTGGCTGACGATCTTGCGCAACGAGACTAACGCCAGCGTGGTTTACGGACGTAAGGGCGGCATCCCGCCAACGTTTTGGCTCGTCGATTTTAGTGGGCTGGAGCGGCTGTATTATTCGCTCGTCGCGGACTACACTTACTGGGGCAGCACCGAGGAAAAGCTCAGCACGTGGACCTTTATGGGCTACCTGCGCCAGGAGTTCGAAGACAACTTTTTGCGGCTGCTGCCACCGAGCGAGCGCCAGCATTACCGTAACCAATGGACGCAGGGTATCGGGCAGGACATCCTCTTTACCATGCCGTTCCCCGGTGAGGATGCGCCCAGCGCCGTGAAGGGCGACGACACCGACCCGATCAGCCACGTGCTTGCGCAGATTCAGGCGCGACTCGGGGAGCAGGTGAGCGGTCCGCCTGATCCGCTCAACCCCGCGCAGACCCGCGATAAGGTGACTTTACCGGAGAGAATTGAGAGCATCGCCGATTGGGAAAACGCCGTCGCCGGGCTGACTATGCGAACGCACCAGAGCTTCACGCCGTTTCTGCCGAGTCTGACTTACGTGCGTTTAAAGGACGGCGCGCAGGACCACGTTTATACGATTGTCGCCAACCGAGCCTATGCCTTTAACGACTTGGTCTTCGACGAGAATGGTGCCGCCCAACCCGAGCTCGATACGATGAGCGTTTATAAAAGCGTAATCGGCGATTTCCCGAACTTACTCGTCGAAGTAGAGCTGAGTGATGCGTTGACGATGCTTCAGCATTTGAAGGCGGTAAAGACGACTGCCGACTGGACCGCGTGGAAAAAGAAATACGGCGCGCTGCGCAATGAACCCGATTTCTGGCAGACCTTTGATTGGTTTACGGAGTGGAATTTTGCGAACCGCGCCCCGCTCGCCGGCCATTTCGACCTGACGTATTATATGTTTCAGGATTCGGATTTTTAG
- the alr gene encoding alanine racemase: MNGATQRCWAEIDLAALERNLGKIRAALPSHIRYVAVVKADAYGHGMPQTVARLMQSGADAFAVANVYEAAELREIGAGWPILVLGAVLPEEEAHLLHYDLVATVSTAEEIERLDKLGRKHKRPVRVHLKVDTGMGRLGVWHTEARPVFEKLIAAKHIALEGVFTHFSSADSDPEYTTLQRKRFLQLLDKLPELADQKLLIHADNSAGLDTLSPDSPFNAVRVGLLQFGHAPYRGSLLDRIKPEPVLSFHARVGIIKELPSGVPISYSQTHRLRRRSRLAVLTAGYGDGIPTTASNRAEVLIHGQRCPVLGRVTMDQTIVDVTDLPEAAPGDVATLIGAQPLPPHLREPDREGPQLARITVEEFAHWCHNIPWEIFCSITKRVPRHYKTAREQ, from the coding sequence ATGAATGGCGCGACGCAACGTTGTTGGGCGGAGATCGACCTGGCCGCACTGGAGCGAAACCTGGGGAAAATCCGGGCGGCGCTCCCGTCGCATATTCGCTACGTGGCCGTGGTCAAGGCCGATGCCTACGGCCATGGCATGCCGCAGACGGTGGCGCGGCTCATGCAAAGCGGAGCCGACGCCTTTGCCGTGGCCAATGTTTACGAAGCCGCCGAGCTGCGCGAGATCGGTGCCGGTTGGCCGATCCTGGTGCTCGGGGCGGTGCTCCCCGAAGAGGAGGCGCATCTGCTGCATTACGACCTCGTTGCGACCGTTTCCACGGCGGAGGAAATCGAGCGCCTCGACAAGTTGGGGCGCAAGCACAAACGCCCAGTCCGCGTCCACCTAAAGGTCGATACCGGCATGGGTCGTCTCGGCGTTTGGCACACCGAAGCGCGGCCGGTTTTTGAGAAATTAATCGCCGCCAAGCATATTGCGCTGGAGGGCGTATTTACCCATTTTTCGAGCGCCGACAGCGATCCAGAATACACCACGCTGCAGCGCAAACGTTTCCTACAACTGCTCGACAAGTTGCCCGAACTCGCAGACCAGAAGCTGCTCATTCACGCGGATAACAGCGCCGGGCTCGACACGCTTTCACCGGACAGCCCCTTTAACGCCGTGCGCGTGGGGCTGCTGCAGTTCGGCCACGCGCCGTATCGCGGCTCACTGCTGGACCGCATTAAACCCGAGCCGGTGCTGAGCTTTCACGCGCGGGTGGGCATCATCAAGGAGCTGCCGTCCGGCGTGCCGATCAGCTATTCGCAGACGCATCGTTTGCGACGGCGGAGTCGGCTGGCGGTGCTTACCGCTGGCTACGGTGATGGCATTCCGACGACGGCCAGTAACCGCGCCGAAGTGCTGATCCACGGCCAACGCTGCCCCGTGCTCGGCCGCGTGACGATGGACCAAACCATTGTCGATGTGACCGACCTGCCCGAGGCCGCACCGGGGGACGTGGCGACTTTGATTGGTGCCCAACCCTTGCCGCCGCACTTGCGCGAGCCCGACCGCGAAGGCCCACAACTGGCGCGCATCACGGTGGAGGAGTTCGCCCACTGGTGCCACAACATCCCGTGGGAAATCTTCTGCTCGATCACCAAGCGGGTGCCCCGACATTATAAGACGGCGCGCGAGCAGTAG
- the argA gene encoding amino-acid N-acetyltransferase, whose product MSDLPPPTTSLKPSDLRGILEYVPMFRGQIFVVAIDGSVVDDDNFGNVITDLAVLKSLHIRIVLVHGIGRQLKNLSAERNIPISDAYGSAPTDDATLKLATKASAEVGQNVVRQLTRHNLKCALTNAVRATEVGVIRGVNHLHTGKVDKIDFSLVRDLLDRDIVPVFSPICFDREGDPLRVNSDLMATELATGMQASKLIYLTPHEGLMIKGVTKVNVPLDELQKTLKKSPEDVDTRLISKAREACAALEAGVSRAHILDGRVFSGLLTEIFDKVGLGTMIHANAYQQIREARKKDAQAIYQILRNAANRTEAVVTRTRQDVENHIDDYFVYVVDESIIGCCALQPLKGSRPKAAELAGVLVQPFYQGKGVGRTLTEFAISEAKRQGYKKLIALSTQSARFFEVAGFVEGSPSDLPKVRREKYESTKRASIVLVKALD is encoded by the coding sequence ATGAGTGACTTGCCGCCTCCGACCACTTCGCTGAAACCCTCCGACTTGCGGGGCATCCTTGAGTATGTCCCGATGTTCCGCGGGCAAATTTTTGTCGTGGCGATTGACGGCTCCGTGGTCGACGACGACAACTTCGGCAACGTGATTACCGACCTCGCCGTGTTGAAGAGCCTGCACATTCGCATCGTGCTCGTGCACGGCATTGGGCGGCAGCTCAAAAATCTTTCTGCCGAGCGCAACATCCCCATCAGCGACGCCTACGGCAGCGCGCCGACGGACGACGCCACGCTCAAGCTCGCCACCAAAGCCTCGGCTGAGGTCGGTCAAAACGTCGTGCGGCAGCTCACGCGGCATAACCTCAAGTGCGCGCTAACCAACGCCGTCCGCGCGACCGAAGTCGGCGTGATACGCGGCGTCAACCACCTGCATACCGGCAAGGTCGACAAGATCGATTTTAGTCTCGTGCGCGACTTGCTCGACCGCGACATCGTGCCCGTGTTCAGCCCGATTTGCTTCGACCGCGAGGGCGACCCGCTGCGGGTGAATTCCGACCTGATGGCCACTGAGCTCGCTACCGGCATGCAGGCCTCCAAGCTCATTTACCTGACCCCACACGAGGGGCTAATGATCAAGGGCGTCACCAAGGTCAACGTCCCGTTGGACGAGTTGCAAAAAACGCTCAAGAAAAGCCCGGAAGACGTGGACACGCGCCTCATCAGCAAGGCCCGCGAAGCCTGCGCCGCGCTGGAGGCCGGCGTGTCCCGCGCACATATTTTGGACGGCCGCGTCTTTAGCGGACTGCTCACCGAGATCTTCGACAAGGTCGGCCTCGGCACGATGATTCACGCCAACGCCTACCAACAAATTCGCGAAGCGCGCAAGAAAGACGCGCAGGCGATTTATCAGATTTTGCGCAACGCCGCCAACCGCACCGAGGCCGTCGTCACCCGCACCCGGCAGGATGTGGAAAACCATATCGACGACTACTTCGTTTACGTGGTCGACGAGAGCATCATCGGCTGCTGCGCGCTGCAACCACTCAAAGGCTCGCGCCCCAAGGCCGCCGAACTGGCGGGCGTGCTCGTGCAACCGTTCTATCAGGGCAAAGGTGTCGGCCGCACGTTGACGGAATTTGCGATCTCCGAAGCCAAGCGCCAGGGCTATAAAAAGCTGATCGCGCTCAGCACGCAAAGTGCGCGTTTTTTCGAGGTCGCCGGCTTCGTCGAAGGCAGCCCGTCGGACCTCCCAAAAGTCCGCCGCGAAAAATACGAATCCACCAAGCGCGCCAGCATCGTGCTGGTCAAGGCACTGGACTAA
- a CDS encoding cation diffusion facilitator family transporter: MPSEAIAAEHRALRFSIWGNLVLGFLGIIFAVFSRSDAVLLDGVFSLINFVVALLSLKVAKMILRPTDDRYPFGYVYYEPMLNLGKGLLIALVCLLAFVSSVEALIHGGREIEAGVAFFYAIAATVIAGFLALNLRKMARQCSSPIVDVDAKNWLLDTILSAVIAVALLVVYLLENSRFSAWTPYADPFAVMVLTLVFFPIPVQIIRHNWAQILGRNVDAQLLVDARQTLAEFLQDKAHLSSEVRAVRAGRFVYLHLFIVIAKDAPWPQNVAEQDACRRAILNKLKPAYPYLVVDVIVTHDPDWAEIEM, from the coding sequence ATGCCTAGCGAAGCCATTGCCGCCGAGCACCGCGCGCTGCGCTTTAGCATCTGGGGGAACCTGGTGCTGGGCTTTCTCGGGATTATTTTTGCGGTGTTCAGCCGGTCGGATGCCGTTCTGCTCGATGGCGTGTTTTCGCTGATTAATTTCGTGGTGGCGCTCCTCTCGCTGAAGGTCGCCAAAATGATCCTGCGCCCCACCGATGACCGCTACCCGTTTGGCTACGTTTACTACGAGCCGATGCTCAACCTGGGCAAAGGCCTGCTGATCGCATTGGTCTGCTTGTTGGCGTTCGTGTCGTCCGTCGAGGCGCTGATCCATGGTGGCCGTGAGATCGAGGCGGGCGTGGCGTTTTTCTACGCGATTGCCGCGACCGTGATAGCCGGGTTTCTTGCGCTGAATCTGCGGAAAATGGCGCGGCAATGCAGCTCGCCCATTGTCGATGTGGACGCGAAAAACTGGCTGCTCGATACCATCTTGAGCGCCGTGATTGCCGTCGCATTGTTGGTGGTTTACCTGCTGGAGAATTCGCGCTTCAGCGCCTGGACGCCTTATGCAGACCCCTTTGCGGTGATGGTGCTGACGCTGGTCTTCTTCCCGATCCCGGTGCAGATCATCCGCCATAATTGGGCGCAGATTTTGGGCCGTAATGTGGATGCGCAACTACTCGTCGATGCGCGCCAGACGCTGGCGGAATTTTTGCAAGACAAGGCTCACCTCAGCAGCGAAGTCCGGGCGGTGCGCGCCGGGCGGTTTGTCTATCTGCATTTGTTTATCGTGATCGCGAAGGACGCGCCCTGGCCGCAAAACGTGGCGGAGCAGGACGCCTGCCGCCGCGCGATTCTCAATAAGCTCAAGCCAGCGTACCCCTATTTGGTGGTCGATGTAATCGTCACTCATGATCCGGATTGGGCGGAGATCGAGATGTAA
- a CDS encoding sodium:solute symporter family transporter, whose product MHPLDYTIVAAYLVGLLGMGFYLARKASQSADDYFLGGRKMPWWALGASGMSSNLDAAGTMTIVTLIYLFGLHGFFIEMRGGVVLPIAVFLAFMGKWHQRSQVMTTAEWMELRFGAGWEGKLARLLAALTYLIITVGMVVFFIAAAGKFLAVFLPFEPATCSVAMAIIALVYTMVSGLYGVVWTDVFQAFLIGAAAIYVSLRAWLLVDPELLAAWPGADYNTVFPRLGSAVGDYEIFGLFLLGWLGKGLMEGLGGSGGSAYMAQRFYAAPDERACSRIAMLWAVLFAFRWPMVLGFAVLAIHLGIGQDDPERILPLVLQSEFFPAGIRGIVVAAIFAASMSTFDSTINAGASYVVKDVFQLAKPQASQRAQVIAGYVASIGIVAAGLVLALLTVESVVDVWVTIVIQLFPAFLVPFTLRWYWSRFNGLGFALGIVFGFGASFSLVFVDLGLNELQILLSVMGVSAIGCLLGTFLSSPTSRVVQENFYRQIRPFGLWPRAWKKDDTREHRRDMTRLIAALVWQIATFLLPMTFVLKLYPSFTGLFVLWLALLVYLLRTEATPANDN is encoded by the coding sequence ATGCACCCCTTAGACTACACCATCGTCGCGGCTTATTTGGTCGGCCTGCTCGGCATGGGCTTCTACCTCGCGCGCAAGGCCAGCCAAAGCGCGGATGACTACTTCCTCGGGGGGCGCAAGATGCCGTGGTGGGCGCTCGGGGCCTCCGGCATGTCGAGTAATCTCGACGCCGCCGGCACGATGACCATCGTCACGCTGATCTACCTGTTCGGCCTGCACGGCTTTTTTATCGAGATGCGCGGTGGCGTCGTTTTGCCCATTGCCGTCTTTCTGGCGTTCATGGGAAAATGGCACCAGCGCTCGCAAGTGATGACCACCGCCGAGTGGATGGAGCTACGCTTTGGCGCTGGTTGGGAGGGTAAGCTCGCGCGCCTGCTCGCCGCCCTGACCTATCTGATCATCACCGTCGGCATGGTCGTGTTTTTCATTGCGGCAGCGGGTAAATTCCTCGCGGTGTTCCTACCCTTCGAACCCGCGACCTGCTCCGTTGCGATGGCTATTATCGCACTGGTGTATACCATGGTCTCTGGTCTGTACGGCGTAGTCTGGACGGATGTATTTCAGGCTTTCCTCATTGGCGCGGCGGCGATCTATGTTTCCCTTCGCGCATGGCTTCTGGTCGATCCCGAGCTACTCGCCGCTTGGCCGGGCGCGGACTACAACACCGTCTTCCCCAGGCTTGGCAGCGCCGTGGGCGACTACGAAATCTTTGGCCTGTTCCTGCTCGGCTGGTTGGGCAAAGGGCTCATGGAGGGGCTCGGCGGCTCGGGTGGCTCCGCCTACATGGCGCAGCGCTTTTACGCCGCGCCGGACGAGCGCGCCTGCTCGCGCATCGCCATGCTCTGGGCGGTGTTGTTTGCCTTTCGCTGGCCGATGGTGCTGGGCTTTGCCGTGCTGGCCATCCACTTGGGCATCGGGCAGGATGACCCCGAGCGCATTCTTCCCCTGGTGCTCCAATCAGAGTTTTTTCCCGCCGGCATTCGCGGCATTGTCGTAGCGGCGATCTTTGCCGCATCGATGTCTACCTTCGACAGCACGATCAACGCGGGTGCATCCTACGTCGTCAAAGATGTATTCCAGTTGGCCAAGCCACAGGCTTCGCAACGCGCCCAAGTCATTGCGGGTTATGTGGCCTCGATTGGCATTGTTGCCGCTGGTCTTGTACTGGCGCTGCTAACGGTGGAGTCCGTCGTCGATGTGTGGGTAACGATCGTCATCCAGCTCTTCCCTGCCTTCCTTGTGCCGTTCACGCTGCGTTGGTATTGGAGCCGCTTCAACGGGCTCGGATTCGCACTGGGGATAGTCTTCGGCTTCGGCGCGTCGTTCTCGTTGGTCTTTGTCGACCTGGGCCTAAACGAGCTTCAAATTCTGCTGAGCGTGATGGGGGTGTCGGCCATCGGTTGCTTGCTGGGAACATTTCTCTCGTCCCCAACCTCCCGGGTAGTGCAGGAAAATTTCTACCGCCAGATTCGCCCCTTTGGGCTCTGGCCACGTGCTTGGAAAAAGGATGACACCCGCGAGCATCGCCGCGACATGACGAGACTTATCGCTGCCCTGGTTTGGCAGATCGCGACTTTCCTACTACCGATGACGTTCGTGCTCAAGCTATACCCCAGCTTCACCGGACTGTTCGTACTTTGGCTGGCGCTTTTGGTCTACCTGCTTCGCACTGAAGCCACACCAGCCAATGATAACTAG